The Terrirubrum flagellatum nucleotide sequence GATCGCCGAAAGGCTGTTCGCCGATCTCATCGATGCGGCCGGCGATGATGTTCACATCGACGCCGATCACGGAGGTGATGCGGCTGAGCACTGGCGCTGTCGCATGGCGCCCGGAGAAGCGGATGCGCAGAATAGCCTGCCCGTCTGCAATCGGCGTCGCCTGCAGGCGCGCCGCGAGTTCCGGCGGCGTCGAGACGCCCGTTGCGGATTCGATGAAACGGCGTGTCGTCAGGTGACGCGGGTTGGTGAAGATGTCGAACACCGCGCCCTGCTCGATGATCTCGCCATTCTCCAGCACCGCGACGCGATCGCAGATCGCCTTGATGACGGGAATTTCGTGCGTGATGAGCAGGATGGTCACGCCGAGCGCGCGATTGACCTGACGAAGCAGCGTGAGGATCGATTGCGTGGTTTCGGGATCAAGCGCGGACGTCGCCTCATCGCACAGCAGAATCTTTGGATCGGTCGCCAAAGCCCGGGCGATTCCAACACGCTGCTTCTGCCCGCCTGACAGTTCCGACGGGTAGCGGTCGCGCTTGTCCGTGAGATCGACGAGTTCGAGCAGCGAGGACACCTTCTCCTCGATCGCGCTGCGGGCGGCGCCGGCGATTTCCAGCGGAAGCGCGATATTGTCGGCGACCGTGCGCGAAGAAAGCAGGTTGAAATGCTGAAAGATCATGCCGATCGAGCGACGCTTTTCGCGCCAGGCGCGCTCGTCGAGTTGCGTGACGCCTTCGCCGAAGAGCGTGATCTGGCCTGATGTGGCGCGCTCAAGCCCATTGACGAGGCGGATCAGCGTCGACTTGCCGGCGCCGGAGCGACCGATCACGCCGACGATCGCGCCTTCCGGAATCGCGAGCGTCACGTCGCGGAGAGCGGCGACGGCGGTCTGACCGGCGCGTGCGGAAAATGTCTTGTCGACGCCTTCCAGCTTGATGGCGGCGCGAGGGGGAGCGAGCGGCGCTGCGTCTTTAAGCGCGCGCCGGGAAAGGATCGCATTCATCGCTTTGGTCAGAGCAGGGGAATGTAGACGGTGGGGTCGTCGCGGCGCTGCTCGCGAACGGCGGCGCGCGCGAATTTCCCGGCGCGCATGTCAGGCGCGCCAAGCCGCGACAGCCATTGTTCGAGGCGAGCAAGCTGCTGCTGAAGCAGGCGAGGGATCGAAATGGAGATCATAAGGAGAATTCCTGATGGCGTGCGACGGCGGCGCAATCACGCGCTCGGCTGATGCTCCGCTGATGAAGCTTTGAAGAGCGGGCCTCAGGCCCGGATGACCCTGCCGGGTTCGGAAGGCATTCGACAGGACGCTTTCATGGTTCTCTCCATTCGACCGGAGCCCACGACGCTGTCGTGGCGCTTTAGCGTTTGGTGACGCGGCGCAAGCTGCTCGCTCAAATCCCCGCGGCCGGCTTGCGCCGACGTCTCGATATGCGCCTGCTCGTTCGGTATGTCAACGGAAACGTTCTGTTAAAAGAATAGCGCGACGCGAGAAAAGTTTTCTCCGGTTCGACCGCCGGAGGGAGCGCCATTTGCGCAGATTTCCAGCCGTTCGGCCGGTTCAGGCGATCGAATGGCCGATACGGGATCGCCGATCGGACGAATTGAAGCGAAGCGCCGCACGCTTGCTTTTATGCCGGATGCGGATGTGGATTTTGATCCTCTGGCTAGGCTGCTTCGCGATAATGGTGGAGCTGGTGCATCGCGCGCGGCGCGACTAGCGCTCAATTCGCCTTGGAAAAATTGGAGCGGGTGAAGGGAATCGAACCCTCGTATTCAGCTTGGAAGGCTGCTGCTCTACCATTGAGCTACACCCGCGCCGGGTCCGGGCGCGCCGGCTGGCGGACAGTCGTCTAGCGATTCATGCGCCGTTCGACAACGGTCTCGGCGGGCCGCGGTTAGTCGCGTTGGCCGCGGCCGATATAGTCCTGCAGCGCGAAGCCGACATGGATGCAGACCAGTGTCAGCAGGGCGAAGGCGAAAAAGGCGTGCGTCGTGAAGAGCGCGTCGGCCCAACCGAAGCCTTCCGGCCATATCTGCGGCAGCACGACGCCAAACAGAGCCTCGCGCGCGCCGAAGTCGGATGCGCCGGCGAGGCCGAGCAGGCAGGTCAAAATGGCGACGGCGTAGAGGAGGAGATGGGCGAAGCGCGCCGTGCTGCTGCGCTGACGCCAGAGCGCGCCGGCGCGCGGGATGATCCGGTAGGCGAGGCGGGCCAGAAGCAGCATCAGAATGACGAAGCCGCAGAGCTTGTGGGCTGACATCAGAGTGTCGGCGACGCTTCCGCCGCCAAGCTGGGTCATCACGACCCCGGAGGCGACCATGCAGCCGATCAGCGCGGCGGTCAGCCAGTGCAGCGCTCGGGCGACGAGGCGGTGATCCAGCGGACGAGCGGTTCCCGGCGCCTCGAGAGCCGACTCAGCCTGCGTGTCGATGATGCTCATGCCGCGAGATCCTGTGTGGTCTTGAGATAATCCAGCACGAGGGCGCGGAGATCGGACGCGCCGTGATTCACATCGGACGAGACCTGCGTGACAAGGTCGGCGGCCTGTTTGGCGTCGGCGATCATCCCGGCGACCTGACCAACCTCCTGAGTCGCCAGCCGGACGTCAGAAGCGGTCTTGTCCGTGCTCGACAGGATCTTCTGCGAGCTTTCGTCCTGCCGGCGCATCAGGTCGGCGATCGTGCCCGTCGCGCCTTCGATCGCGTCGATGGAGCTGACCAACGCCGCGACCCGTTCGGCGATGCGCGTCGTTCCGATGGTTACGGCTTCGAGCTTCTCGCGCACGTCTTCGGTCGCGGCCGAAGCGCGCATGGCGAGCTGCTTCACCTCGGCGGCCACCACGGCGAAGCCGCGGCCGCTTTCGCCGACGCGCGCCGCCTCGATCGTGGCGTTCAACGCCAGCAGATTGGTCTGATTGGCGACATCCTGAATCAGCGCGACGACCTGGCCGACATCGCGCGCGGCCTCGACGAGGGAGTTTGCTTCGCCATTCGCCGCTCGCACGAGTTGCTTGGCGTCGAGCGCGACGGAGGAGGTGCGGCTAGCTTCGGAGCTCATGGCGGTCAGGGTCGAGGCGATGTCGCCGATCGAGAGCGCGACATTGTCGACATGGCCGGATGCGGTCTCGGTCGAACGCACCGCTTCGCCGGCGCGCCGGTCGATGTTGCGCGACAATTCCGCCAGCCCCAGCGAGGCGTTGGCCATCTGGCCTGCATTGCCCTCGAGACGACGAACGATGTCCGAGATGCGGTCCTGGAAGGCGAGGCTCGCCTTCTTGAACTCTTCCTGGCGGGCGACGTTGCGCGCCAGCGATTCCTTCTCTTCCTCGGCTTGCGTCTTCTGCCGGCGCTGCAGGGCGAAATGCTGGGTCAGCGCTTGCGCCAGCGCGCCGATCTCGTCGCGTCGCATCGCCTCGCGGCTGACTGCGGTGGGAAGCTGGCTCGCTGCGCCAAGCGTTTCGGCAAGCCGCGTGATGGGTCGCACCAGCCAGCGATATTCGAGGATGGCGATTTGCCCGACAAGGAAGAGGATGAGGAAGCCGATAAGGAGCTTGTTGCGCCTGTTGCTCTGGATGTCGGCCAGCATGCCGCCGCGCAGCGCTTCGATGCCTTCGGCGAGCGCCTTGCCGAGCAGGACGCGCTTCTCCGTCATCGCCGTCCATGTCGCCCTGACCTTGTCGGCGTCGGAGGCGCGCAGCGCTTCGCGCAACGCGCCATAGAGCGCCAGCGTCTCCTTCGCGATCGGCGCTGCCGCTTCGGTGGGCGGCTTCTCTGCGAGCCCCGTCAAGATCTGGCCGATGCGGGCAAGCTGCGGCGCGCGCTCATCTTCGCCGCCCTGAAGGCGCGTGTCGCGCAGGGAGGCGAACAGCGGCGCGAGTTCGGAGGAGACGTCGAGCGCTGACGCGAGGTCGCCCATGATCTCGGCTGTGCGTGAATGCTTGTGGTCGTGAATGAGGCCGACCGTGATCAGCAGCGTGACGAGAAAGCCGAGCATCGCCCCCCAAAGGGCCATGCGCTGCTTGACCGTCGCCTTAAATCCGCGCGGAAACATCCCGGCTATCGCCCCCTTGCCGGAACACGGTGGGCGCGCATGGTTAACGAGCGGCTAATTCAGGCCCGGATTCAAGGGAATGTGAGCGATCTTTTGCCTGATTTGCGGGCAGCCGCGCGGCGGCTGGGCTGACAACCGCCGGCGGCCTCCCGCGCGAGCGGCTCGCCCAGGTGGAGCCCGCCGGAGTTTCGCCCTTGCAAAGCGCCGCGCCCTCATGCATGAAGCGCGGCGCGGCGGGCCAATTGGCCCGCCGCAGACCTTTCCGGCGGCGCTCTGACGTTTTTCAGGTCAACTTGGGCTCCGGGCCTTCCGGCGAAGGAGTGTAGCTCAATTGGTTAGAGCACCGGTCTCCAAAACCGGGGGTTGGGGGTTCGAGTCCCTCCACTCCTGCCATCTCTAGGAAGTGGCGGGTTTCCAACGGGTTAGAAAGCGGCGCGGACAAAGAGAGTCAGCGTCGCGAGAGGCGCGCCGCAGTGTGCGGCGGAGTGGTCATGGCGAAGTTCAATCCCTTCGAATTCATGCAGGACGTGCGGTCCGAAGGTCAGAAAGTGACCTGGCCGACGCGTCGCGAGACGATGATCACCACGGGACTGGTGTTCGCCATGGCGATCGTCTCGTCGATCTTCTTCTTTTTCGTCGATTCGATCATCCGCTGGGGGCTTGCCCTCATGTTGGGCATCGGCGGTTGAGACCCAGTCGAGAACTAAAATGAGCAAGCGCTGGTATATCGTTCACGCCTATTCGAATTTCGAGAACAAGGTCGCGCAATCGATCAAGGATCAGGCTGCGCAGCGAAGCCTTGAGGATATGTTTGGCGAGGTGTTCGTTCCGACCGAGAATGTGGTCGAGGTGCGCCGCGGCAAGAAGGTCAATGCGGAGCGCAAATTCTTCCCGGGTTATGTGCTCGTGAACTGCGACCTGACCGACGAGGTGTTCCATCTCATCAAGAACACGCCGAAGGTCACCGGCTTCCTCGGCGCCGACAAGAAGCCAATGCCTATCCCGGAGGCCGAAGCCCTGCGCATCAAGGGCCAGGTGCAGGAAGGCGTCGAGCGTCCGAAGCCGTCTGTCACCTTCGAGGTCGGCGAGCAGGTCAAGGTGTCGGACGGGCCGTTCCAAGGCTTCAACGGCATTGTCGAGGAAGTCGATGTCGGCCGCGCTCGCCTCAAGGTCGCCGTGTCGATCTTCGGCCGCGCGACGCCGGTCGAGCTCGAATACGGCCAGGTCGCCAAGCTCTGAATCTCTCCCGGACGGTCGTCCGGGATTTGCAGCCCACATATGCGTTCTGACCGGCGCGCCTGTTGGCGCGCTGGCGAGGCGGTGAATGCGCGCCTATTTTGGACCGCATGACCATTCCCTTCTCGATCCTCGACCTTTCTCCCATCGTCGAGGGCGCGACCGCCGGCGATGCGCTTCGCAACAGCCTCGATCTCGCGCAGCACGCCGAGGCGCTCGGCTACAAGCGCTACTGGCTTGCCGAGCATCACAACATGCCGGGCATCGCCAGCGCCGCGACCGCGGTGGCGATCGCGCATGTGGCGGCCGGCACGAAGACGATCCGTGTCGGCTCCGGCGGCGTCATGCTGCCGAACCATGCGCCTTTGGTGATCGCCGAACAGTTCGGCACCTTGGCGGCGCTGCATCCTGACCGGATCGACCTCGGCCTTGGTCGCGCGCCCGGAACCGACATGCTCACCGCGCGCGCCTTGCGGCGCGATCTCCAGACGAGTTCCGACCGTTTCCCTCAGGATGTGCTGGAGCTGCAGGCTTATTTCGAGCCGCCGGAGCCAGACCAGAAGCTCCGCGCCTATCCCGGCGCCGGCTTGCGCGTGCCCTTGTGGATTCTCGGCTCCAGCCTGTTCGGCGCGCAGCTTGCGGCGATGCTCGGGCTGCCCTTTTCTTTCGCTTCCCATTTCGCGCCAGACGCGTTGATGGATGCGGCCGAGATCTACCGCTCGCGGTTCGAGCCCTCGGCGCAGCTCGATAAGCCTTACTTCATGCCGGGTGTGGCCGTCCTCGCCGCTGACACCGATGAAGAGGCGCGGCGTTTGTTCACCTCGGCCCAGCAGTCCTTTGTGCGCCTGCGCCGTGGCGCGCCGACGCCGGTGCCGCCGCCGATCGACGATATCGACGCCTACTGGTCGCCGGCGGAGAAGGCGATGGCGGACCATGCGCAGCGCTACGCAGCGGTCGGAAGCCAGGAGACGGTCGCCCGCAAACTCAAGGCGTTCATCGCCATGACCGGCGCCGACGAATTGATGATCACCGGCCAGGTGTTCGATCATGGTGCGCGACGCCATTCCATCGCCCTTGCCGCGGCCGCTCGTGATTCGATTGCGGTCGAGACCGGAACACAATCGGAGCCGCAGAGCGCGCCCGCCTGAAATGCGTGCAGCCGGCCCGCTTGCCACCCGCATTCAGATTTCGTTAATTTCCCAATCAATAACGGAAATTGGATCGTGGGGCGGACAATCCAATGTTGATCTGGCTTGGAATCGGGTGGCTGGCCTGTATGGCCCTGATGCTGGAGATGATGGCGCGGGCGATCGGTCAGGATCAGCCTTAAGCTTCTCTCCTCCGGCCAGCCTGATGGGGAGGTCGAGGCGGCCTTTTCGGAATTTCGGAATTCAGTCCAATGCGGCGCGCCGCTGAGGCTGTGCTCGCCGCTTGCGCGGCCTTAGTTGCGATGGCTGGCCTTGGCCTGATTTTCTATATCGCCGACAAGAAGTTCGGGTTGAAGTCGCCTTGGGTGACAGCGGCCGCCGCGGTCATCGGCGCTGGCTTCATTCTGCTCATCGTTGCGATCACCGCGCGCCTTGGCGGACTGCTCTATCCCTCGATGGGCCTGCCGCATTCTTTCCTGGCGTCGCGACGCAGCAATCCGGCGCGGCTTCGCCGCGCGGTGGAGAAACTCGCCAGCGATCCGCGCTGGCCCCATTTCGCGCCTCTCATCCGCCGCTGGAATATCTTCAACGCGCATCATGTCGAACAATGGGATCGCCGCTATCGTGAGCTTCTGGCGGATCCGAGGCGGCGTCATCGCGCCGCGGATATTCTTGAAGGCCGATTCCCTTCTAACGACCAGATTGATTATGATGATGACGAGACCATGCTCGTCACCTGCGAGCATCTGCAGCCGGTCGAGCGCGCGCTGAAGAGCTCATCGATTTCGTGCGTTCCGGTGCGGGACAAAAAGAATCTGGCCGCGTTCGTTGATCTCGATGCGCGGCTCCTCATCGCGCGCTATCGGCTTCCCGACTGCGTCGTCCGTTATGAGGAAGAAGTCGATCCGCGTGGACCGACAGTGGACGCGCTGTGCTGCACGCTCTGCAATTCAAGAATCCTCGGCTCTTACGGGCCGAGATTTCCCGCAGCATAGGACGTTGCGCAGCGAGCTCCCGGCAGGTCGACCTGCCGGGAGCTCCGCGTCTGGTCGCCCCGCAGAAAATTTCGGCTCGCTCCTCGACGCAATCTCACCCTAGCCGTGGACGCCGCGGAACGAAGTGCGGTCAAACACAAAGCCGTTCGCGATTTGAATTACTGGCTTGCCGCAGCGCTTAAATGGATTCTCGCGCGCAGCTCATCTCCTGTTTTGCGTCGCGCCCGCGTCCCCTCGCGGGCGCAACTGCTCACATATAGCCCCAGTGACGACGCCAGCCCCAGCCATAACGCGGGCCATACCAGGGGCGTGGACCATAGAAGGGACGCGCGCGATAGAAGCCGTAACCCGGTCCCCAGCGATTGGGCACGCAACGTCCCCACGGATTCGGATGCCATCCCGGACCGCATCCCCACGCCACTTGCGTGATGGCGGCCGGCTGTTCGACCGGCGCAAGCGGCATCGCCTGCGCGGCTGATGCGAGCCCCGCAAGACCTGCGGAGAGAGCAAGAACTGCAAGCTTCATGAAAGCCTCCTCAATGCCCAGCCTTGCATTGATTTGGCGCTCGCGAGCGTGAATAGGCGCTGAATGAATGGCTGATGAATATTGCGGCGCTCATGCGCATGAACGACGCGCCGAGATGAATGCGTTGTTACGATTCCAAAAATAAAAGGCCACGCTCGCGCGTGGCCGTTTCATCGCATAACAACGCGATCAAGCGTTCGCGCCGGTGCTCTGTACGAAATAGCGGATGTGCGAGCCGTCGTCATTTTTCGCCCACCATGCCTTATGCTCGGCGTCGTAGCCTGCATGATCGGCCGTCGCGATCTTGATCTTGATCGCGGTTTCGGCGCGCGATTCCGACTCAAAACGATCCGGTAGCGGCGTTGTTTCGAGGGGCTCGCGCTTGTCGCCGAGCTTCTGCTCGATGATCTGGAATGTCATGTGACGCTCCTTCCTGAATTCCCCACAATCTGACGCCGGATAGACTGAAATGCAAATTTGGCGCGGGGATGACGCCTGCGGCAAGAGGCGGCGCCCGCGCTCATTTTGTCGCGGTGAAGACGATGGCGCTCAGCGCGCCAACAATCCGGGCCTGAGCCGAACCGGGCTTCAAGGGCCGCCTGCGCTGCGCGAGTCACCTCGTCCAGCCGCGAGGCGTCGCGCGCCTCGATCTCGTTGCGCAGCGGCGTCCCCTGACAGAGGCCGATCGCCGGCTCCCGGGCGGAAGGGGCCTTGCTTTCCTTGGCGACTGTTTCGAACGAGATGTCCTGGAAACCCGCCTGTTTCAGCTCACCCGAAATTCGCGCGGAATCGCAATAGCTGTGCGGCGTGCGTGACATGAACGTTGGCGGATTGTCGGGAAAGAAGGCGGCGATCGCCTGCGACGCTATATTCGTGAACTCGTTTTTCTCCAGCCGATCCCATACATTGAATAGAAATCGCCCGCCCGGCTTCAGAACGCGAAAAGCCTCCGAGTAACCTTTTACCTTGTCGGGGAAGAACATGGCCCCGAACTGGCAGACGACGACATCGAAGGCGCCGTCGCCGAAGGGCAGGGCGAGCGCGTCCGCCTGCTGCCAGAGGATGCGCGTCGATGGGACATGCTGCGCCGCGAAATCGAGCATCGGCTGATTGAGGTCGGACGCGATGATATGGACATTGTGCGGCTGCGCCTGATCGAGCACTTTGGTCACCACGCCGGTGCCGGCCGCTGTCTCCAGAATGCGCGATGGCGACAGAGCGGACACCCGCCTCGACAGGTCGGCGGCGTAGGGCTCGAAAATCAGCGGGCCGAGATATTTGTTATAGAGAGCCGGGATCGATCCCGTGAAGGCCTTGTCGGGGTCCATCGTCAGCCTCCTTTTGGGAAACCGCGCCGACGAAGTTTGGCGCCGCGCCCTGCCGCTGGCAACGCGTCCAGCTCCATTGCATGCAGGCGCGATGGCGAAGAGGAGTTGTCAACGCCGCCCGAGCCAGGATTTCGCGACGGCTATGTGGCCGCGGCGCGCTCGCGTTCGAGAACGTCCCAGTAATGCTCGACGATGTCCCAGCGGGCGATTTCACGCGGCAATCGCGCGATCAGCTCCTTCTCCTCCTCGGCGACATAGTAACGGTTCAGCCCGTCAAAGAAGTGAAACGCATAGCCGTGGCGATCCATGATATCGGCCCATGAGGGCCGTGCATCTTCCATGCGCCCGGGCGAAACGACTTCCGCCAGAATGATGCGCGGGCGGAACGAGGTCCAATCCGCGCCTTCGAGCACCTCATGCTCGGCGCCTTCGACATCGATCTTGAGAAAATCCACTTTGCCGATTGCGTGATCCTTGACGAGCTGCGCCAGCGACGCGGTCTCGCGCATTTCATGCGTGAATGAAGGTTCGAACTGTCTGGCGGCTTCCGCGGCGTCGATCTTCGTGGTGGAAAGGCCGTGCAGTTCGGCGAAGCTGTAGAAACTGGCTGATCCATTCTCTCGGCCAACGAGACGATCATCGCGCTTGTCGCGCGGTCGCGCCTGCTCATATTGCGCAAGCAGTTCGCGCTGGGGCTCGACGACAAGACCGCTCCAGCCCTGGAGATAGAACCAGTACGACACGTTATCCAGCATCGGCTCGCCCGCGCCGATATCGACATAGAAGCCTTCGCTCTGTCCGGCGAAAGCGAGATGCAGATAGTAGTCTTCCAGACGCTGCGCATAGGAGAGCGTCATTGTCGGCTTTGTCATGGGAGCGTTCGGACGGAAATATGGAATTGCGCGGCGCCGGGCGCCATCGAACGCAGCCTAGCAGATGGACGCCATGATGTGGCAAGAGCGGCTATTCCTCCGACATCGCCGGATCATGAATGTGGCTGATGAGCTTGCGAAACCGCGCATGGCTTGCGCGGCCTCTGCCAAAGGAGCGCTGCCGGCGAGGGCAGGGGCGTGAGCGCAGTGGCGTCACGCGGGATCGGCGCGAAACCGGTCCCGCTTGCCAACCATTGATGTTCAGCCCGGGCCTGCGCCCTGCGTGTTCACATAGACGGCGTAGAGCGACTGGCTCGCCGCCATGAACAGCCGGTTGCGCTTCGGCCCGCCGAAACAGATGTTGCCGCAGATCTCAGGCAGGCGGATGCGCCCGATCAGCTTGCCTTCGGGCGTGTAGACGGTGACGCCGCTATAGCCGACGGCGCGGCCGGCGTTGCTCGAACACCAGAGATTGCCATCGACATCGCAGCGCACGCCGTCCGGCCCGCATTTGACGCCATCGATCATGAAATCGCTGAACAGCTTGCGATTGCCAAGCTTGTTGTCGCTTCCGACATCGAAGGAGTAGATCTCGCCCTTGCCGCCGGGGCCTGTGTCGCCCGGGCCTTTCCCCGTCGAGACGACATAGAGCTTCTTGTAGTCGGGCGAGAAACAGATGCCGTTGGGATCGGGAACCTGCTCCTCGGTGACGACGAGATCGATACGGCCGCCGGGATCGATGCGATAGCAATTCGTCGGCAGTTCGCGTTTGGCGGCGCCGATATCGGCTGATTGGCCGAGACGATTCTTCAGCCGGCCCGACGCGTTGCTTGCGCCGCCGGCGGCGTCCGGCGCGCCTTCATAAAGCTGTCCGCCATAGGGCGGATCGGTGAACCAGTAGCTGCCATCCGGATGCGCCGCGATGTCGTTTGGCGAATTCAGTCGTTTTCCCTCGAACGAACTTGCGAGCACGGTGACGGAGCCGTCGAGTTCGTAGCGAACGACTCGTCGCGTGAGATGTTCGCAGGAGAGTTGTCGTCCCTGAAAATCGAAACTGTTGCCGTTGCTGTTGTTCGATGGCTTACGGAAGACGCTGACGCGCCCGTCATCCTCGAGCCAACGCAACTGGCGATCATTCGGAATGTCGCTCCAGACGAGATAGCGACCCTGCGCGTTCCACGCCGGACCCTCGGACCATAGCGCGCCGGTCCACAGGCGCTTGATGGCGCTGTTCGGCTGCGCGTAATTGTTGAAGAGCGGATCGACAGTGATCACGTCGGGATCGGTGAAATAGGTCGTCGGCGCGCCGCCGGGGCCGAAATCGCGCGGCGGCGAAGTAATCGTGCTCGGCGGCGAGACGGGCGTTTGCGCGATCGCGTCGGACGCCGCAGCGATCGCCATCGCTCCGGCGCCGATCGCGGCGCGACGAGACAGCGCTGGCGCAGTGATATTTTCTGATCGATTGTGTCGCGTCATGCGTGTTCCTCCCGGAAGATGCGCTGGCCAAGATTGACGCGGCTGGATAGGCCGCGTGGAACACTTCATCACGC carries:
- a CDS encoding class I SAM-dependent methyltransferase, with product MDPDKAFTGSIPALYNKYLGPLIFEPYAADLSRRVSALSPSRILETAAGTGVVTKVLDQAQPHNVHIIASDLNQPMLDFAAQHVPSTRILWQQADALALPFGDGAFDVVVCQFGAMFFPDKVKGYSEAFRVLKPGGRFLFNVWDRLEKNEFTNIASQAIAAFFPDNPPTFMSRTPHSYCDSARISGELKQAGFQDISFETVAKESKAPSAREPAIGLCQGTPLRNEIEARDASRLDEVTRAAQAALEARFGSGPDCWRAERHRLHRDKMSAGAASCRRRHPRAKFAFQSIRRQIVGNSGRSVT
- a CDS encoding FkbM family methyltransferase → MTKPTMTLSYAQRLEDYYLHLAFAGQSEGFYVDIGAGEPMLDNVSYWFYLQGWSGLVVEPQRELLAQYEQARPRDKRDDRLVGRENGSASFYSFAELHGLSTTKIDAAEAARQFEPSFTHEMRETASLAQLVKDHAIGKVDFLKIDVEGAEHEVLEGADWTSFRPRIILAEVVSPGRMEDARPSWADIMDRHGYAFHFFDGLNRYYVAEEEKELIARLPREIARWDIVEHYWDVLERERAAAT
- a CDS encoding GCG_CRPN prefix-to-repeats domain-containing protein, which translates into the protein MKLAVLALSAGLAGLASAAQAMPLAPVEQPAAITQVAWGCGPGWHPNPWGRCVPNRWGPGYGFYRARPFYGPRPWYGPRYGWGWRRHWGYM
- a CDS encoding methionine ABC transporter ATP-binding protein, which codes for MNAILSRRALKDAAPLAPPRAAIKLEGVDKTFSARAGQTAVAALRDVTLAIPEGAIVGVIGRSGAGKSTLIRLVNGLERATSGQITLFGEGVTQLDERAWREKRRSIGMIFQHFNLLSSRTVADNIALPLEIAGAARSAIEEKVSSLLELVDLTDKRDRYPSELSGGQKQRVGIARALATDPKILLCDEATSALDPETTQSILTLLRQVNRALGVTILLITHEIPVIKAICDRVAVLENGEIIEQGAVFDIFTNPRHLTTRRFIESATGVSTPPELAARLQATPIADGQAILRIRFSGRHATAPVLSRITSVIGVDVNIIAGRIDEIGEQPFGDLIVSVPSAQPALAAIIAALSNLDLTTETIGYVA
- a CDS encoding methyl-accepting chemotaxis protein yields the protein MALWGAMLGFLVTLLITVGLIHDHKHSRTAEIMGDLASALDVSSELAPLFASLRDTRLQGGEDERAPQLARIGQILTGLAEKPPTEAAAPIAKETLALYGALREALRASDADKVRATWTAMTEKRVLLGKALAEGIEALRGGMLADIQSNRRNKLLIGFLILFLVGQIAILEYRWLVRPITRLAETLGAASQLPTAVSREAMRRDEIGALAQALTQHFALQRRQKTQAEEEKESLARNVARQEEFKKASLAFQDRISDIVRRLEGNAGQMANASLGLAELSRNIDRRAGEAVRSTETASGHVDNVALSIGDIASTLTAMSSEASRTSSVALDAKQLVRAANGEANSLVEAARDVGQVVALIQDVANQTNLLALNATIEAARVGESGRGFAVVAAEVKQLAMRASAATEDVREKLEAVTIGTTRIAERVAALVSSIDAIEGATGTIADLMRRQDESSQKILSSTDKTASDVRLATQEVGQVAGMIADAKQAADLVTQVSSDVNHGASDLRALVLDYLKTTQDLAA
- the nusG gene encoding transcription termination/antitermination protein NusG, whose protein sequence is MSKRWYIVHAYSNFENKVAQSIKDQAAQRSLEDMFGEVFVPTENVVEVRRGKKVNAERKFFPGYVLVNCDLTDEVFHLIKNTPKVTGFLGADKKPMPIPEAEALRIKGQVQEGVERPKPSVTFEVGEQVKVSDGPFQGFNGIVEEVDVGRARLKVAVSIFGRATPVELEYGQVAKL
- a CDS encoding LLM class flavin-dependent oxidoreductase; translated protein: MTIPFSILDLSPIVEGATAGDALRNSLDLAQHAEALGYKRYWLAEHHNMPGIASAATAVAIAHVAAGTKTIRVGSGGVMLPNHAPLVIAEQFGTLAALHPDRIDLGLGRAPGTDMLTARALRRDLQTSSDRFPQDVLELQAYFEPPEPDQKLRAYPGAGLRVPLWILGSSLFGAQLAAMLGLPFSFASHFAPDALMDAAEIYRSRFEPSAQLDKPYFMPGVAVLAADTDEEARRLFTSAQQSFVRLRRGAPTPVPPPIDDIDAYWSPAEKAMADHAQRYAAVGSQETVARKLKAFIAMTGADELMITGQVFDHGARRHSIALAAAARDSIAVETGTQSEPQSAPA
- the secE gene encoding preprotein translocase subunit SecE, coding for MAKFNPFEFMQDVRSEGQKVTWPTRRETMITTGLVFAMAIVSSIFFFFVDSIIRWGLALMLGIGG
- a CDS encoding cytochrome b — translated: MSIIDTQAESALEAPGTARPLDHRLVARALHWLTAALIGCMVASGVVMTQLGGGSVADTLMSAHKLCGFVILMLLLARLAYRIIPRAGALWRQRSSTARFAHLLLYAVAILTCLLGLAGASDFGAREALFGVVLPQIWPEGFGWADALFTTHAFFAFALLTLVCIHVGFALQDYIGRGQRD
- a CDS encoding SMP-30/gluconolactonase/LRE family protein, with the translated sequence MTRHNRSENITAPALSRRAAIGAGAMAIAAASDAIAQTPVSPPSTITSPPRDFGPGGAPTTYFTDPDVITVDPLFNNYAQPNSAIKRLWTGALWSEGPAWNAQGRYLVWSDIPNDRQLRWLEDDGRVSVFRKPSNNSNGNSFDFQGRQLSCEHLTRRVVRYELDGSVTVLASSFEGKRLNSPNDIAAHPDGSYWFTDPPYGGQLYEGAPDAAGGASNASGRLKNRLGQSADIGAAKRELPTNCYRIDPGGRIDLVVTEEQVPDPNGICFSPDYKKLYVVSTGKGPGDTGPGGKGEIYSFDVGSDNKLGNRKLFSDFMIDGVKCGPDGVRCDVDGNLWCSSNAGRAVGYSGVTVYTPEGKLIGRIRLPEICGNICFGGPKRNRLFMAASQSLYAVYVNTQGAGPG